Proteins encoded by one window of Nocardia goodfellowii:
- a CDS encoding DUF7373 family lipoprotein: MVRMSRIAVGAACVLLAGVLTACSGVAGTPTAGELDVRRLEVGPYPVDRHKYDQNSSGKGALLEGMRMADVVPPAVKVDSSLIYGRGNTVFTDSETAIDFLANVSKPIVEKRKMIAGYAASGADQPDPEGTTRPAEGTTAITTVVLRFPDESTAKTAARELEDADIGVSPDNRKLLSTKYPDAFLHWRPGVANVGAFHAYKSFVISLFVARPRADSADLISWVDKTLAVQLPVLDGFQPTPADKLDSLKVDPEGLLARVVVQDRKEHTPDAQKFAIYGPNNFIHDSDDEGRAAKLMEETGVDKTAHVSAGSVFRARDEAAAQRLVPGLIADAGDTFDPISAPDDVPGAKCLKLNSKGDTERDYKYRCYVPYKRFVGLVTSDKESDVRQKVAAQYALLANSL; this comes from the coding sequence ATGGTTCGGATGTCGCGGATCGCGGTCGGTGCGGCCTGCGTGCTGCTGGCCGGAGTACTGACCGCATGCAGCGGGGTAGCCGGCACTCCCACCGCCGGCGAACTGGATGTTCGCCGGCTGGAAGTCGGGCCGTACCCGGTGGACCGGCACAAATACGACCAGAACTCGAGCGGCAAAGGCGCGCTGCTGGAAGGCATGCGCATGGCCGATGTCGTTCCTCCCGCGGTGAAGGTGGACTCCTCCCTCATCTACGGACGTGGCAACACCGTTTTCACCGATTCGGAAACCGCGATCGACTTCCTGGCGAATGTCTCGAAACCGATTGTGGAAAAGCGAAAGATGATCGCGGGCTATGCCGCGAGCGGCGCCGACCAGCCCGATCCCGAAGGTACGACCCGTCCCGCGGAGGGCACCACCGCCATCACGACGGTAGTGCTGCGTTTCCCCGACGAGTCCACCGCCAAGACCGCCGCCAGAGAACTCGAGGACGCCGATATCGGCGTCTCCCCCGACAATCGCAAACTGCTGTCGACGAAGTATCCGGACGCCTTTCTGCACTGGCGCCCCGGCGTTGCCAATGTCGGGGCATTCCACGCCTACAAGAGCTTCGTGATCTCGCTGTTCGTGGCACGTCCCCGAGCCGACAGCGCCGACCTGATCAGCTGGGTGGACAAGACGCTCGCCGTGCAACTCCCGGTGCTGGACGGTTTCCAACCCACCCCGGCCGACAAACTGGATTCGCTGAAGGTCGATCCCGAGGGGCTGCTGGCGCGCGTCGTCGTGCAGGACCGCAAGGAGCACACCCCCGACGCCCAGAAATTCGCGATCTACGGGCCGAACAACTTCATCCACGATTCCGATGACGAAGGCCGCGCCGCGAAACTCATGGAGGAGACGGGCGTCGACAAGACCGCGCACGTCTCGGCCGGCTCGGTGTTCCGGGCGCGGGACGAGGCCGCCGCCCAGCGGCTGGTCCCCGGCCTGATCGCCGACGCGGGCGACACCTTCGACCCGATCAGCGCACCCGACGATGTGCCGGGCGCGAAGTGCCTGAAGCTCAACAGCAAGGGCGACACCGAGCGGGATTACAAATACCGCTGCTACGTGCCGTACAAGCGATTTGTGGGTCTGGTGACCAGCGACAAGGAGTCCGATGTGCGGCAGAAGGTAGCCGCGCAGTACGCGCTGCTGGCCAACAGTCTGTAG